The Thermococcus thermotolerans genome contains a region encoding:
- the dph5 gene encoding diphthine synthase: MAIYFIGLGLYDEKDITLKGLEVARKCDLVFAEFYTSLLAGTTLDRVEELIGKPIRRLSREEVELYFERIVLSEARDKDVAFLTAGDPMVATTHSDLRIRAKELGIESYVIHAPSIYSAIAITGLQIYKFGKSATVAYPEKNWFPTSHYDVIKENMERNLHTMLFLDIKAEQNRYMTANEAMEILLQVEDMKKENVFTPDTLVVVLARAGSLNPTLKAGYVRDMISEDFGRQPHVMVVPGRLHVVEAEYLVAFAGAPKEILDET; the protein is encoded by the coding sequence ATGGCGATATACTTCATAGGACTTGGTCTTTACGATGAGAAGGACATCACGCTCAAAGGCCTTGAGGTGGCCAGAAAGTGCGACCTCGTCTTTGCCGAGTTCTATACGTCATTGCTGGCCGGAACAACACTGGACAGAGTTGAGGAGCTCATTGGAAAGCCCATCAGAAGACTCAGCAGGGAGGAAGTCGAACTTTACTTCGAGCGCATCGTCCTGAGCGAAGCCAGAGATAAGGATGTGGCCTTTCTGACCGCAGGTGACCCGATGGTGGCGACGACGCACTCCGACCTCAGGATACGGGCCAAGGAGCTCGGAATCGAGAGCTACGTCATCCACGCCCCAAGCATCTACTCGGCGATAGCGATAACCGGACTGCAGATATACAAGTTTGGCAAGAGCGCAACCGTCGCCTATCCGGAGAAGAACTGGTTCCCCACGAGCCACTACGATGTGATAAAGGAGAACATGGAGAGAAACCTCCACACAATGCTCTTCCTCGACATAAAGGCCGAGCAGAACCGCTACATGACGGCAAACGAGGCGATGGAGATACTCCTCCAGGTGGAAGATATGAAGAAGGAAAACGTCTTCACCCCGGACACGCTGGTAGTGGTTCTTGCGAGGGCGGGCTCGCTGAACCCGACGCTTAAAGCCGGCTACGTTCGGGACATGATCAGTGAGGACTTCGGGAGACAGCCCCACGTTATGGTCGTTCCGGGCAGGCTCCACGTAGTCGAGGCGGAGTATCTGGTGGCCTTCGCAGGGGCTCCTAAAGAGATACTCGACGAAACTTAG
- a CDS encoding helix-turn-helix domain-containing protein, whose amino-acid sequence MLEKEKEALAKRIAGEITLSSDPGKTMRKWREIFGISQTELAEYLGVSSSVISDYEGGRRKSPGASTIRKFVEALLEIDERRGGNVIKAFSKTIGSELPTSAILDIREFALPLTIKDLVGAVKGDVVANMHLLDRRIYGYTVVDSIKAILEMSSEEFLKLYGWTTERALIFTKVTTGRSPMIAVRVQGLKPAVVVLHGVKKLDELAVKLAERERVPLVVSHASSEAELITGLRRLVEKTEREL is encoded by the coding sequence ATGCTTGAAAAGGAGAAAGAAGCCCTAGCCAAGAGAATAGCGGGGGAAATAACCCTCTCCTCCGACCCCGGCAAGACCATGCGTAAATGGCGCGAGATATTCGGAATCAGCCAGACTGAGCTGGCGGAATACCTCGGTGTCTCTTCTTCCGTCATAAGCGACTATGAGGGCGGCAGAAGAAAGAGCCCGGGAGCGTCAACTATAAGGAAGTTTGTTGAGGCCCTGCTTGAAATAGATGAGCGTCGTGGTGGAAACGTCATAAAGGCGTTCAGCAAGACCATCGGGAGCGAGCTTCCGACGAGCGCCATCCTTGACATAAGGGAGTTCGCCCTGCCCCTCACGATTAAAGATCTGGTGGGCGCCGTAAAGGGGGACGTGGTAGCCAACATGCACCTCCTTGACAGGCGCATCTACGGCTATACCGTCGTTGACAGCATAAAGGCGATCCTTGAGATGAGCAGCGAGGAGTTTCTCAAGCTCTACGGCTGGACGACTGAGAGGGCCCTCATCTTCACCAAGGTGACAACTGGGAGGAGCCCAATGATAGCGGTTCGCGTTCAGGGGCTCAAGCCGGCAGTTGTCGTCCTTCACGGCGTTAAAAAACTCGACGAGCTCGCGGTCAAGCTGGCCGAGCGCGAGAGGGTGCCCCTGGTGGTTTCTCATGCATCCAGCGAGGCCGAGCTTATAACCGGCCTCAGAAGGCTCGTCGAAAAAACTGAGAGAGAGCTCTAA